A portion of the Polaribacter cellanae genome contains these proteins:
- the lepA gene encoding translation elongation factor 4, whose amino-acid sequence MKNIRNFCIIAHIDHGKSTLADRLLDFTGSVTSREKKEQLLDNMDLERERGITIKSHAIQMDYIHNGEPYILNLIDTPGHVDFSYEVSRSIAACEGALLIVDAAQSIQAQTISNLYLALENDLEIIPVLNKVDLPSANPEEVTDDIVDLLGCDPEEVIHASGKTGFGVDNILQAIISRIPAPKGDPTAPLQALIFDSVYNSYRGIETYFRVFNGEIKKGQEIKFVATGKNYFADEVGTLKLNQVVKKAVKTGDVGYLITGIKTAKEVKVGDTITDFAKPTQEIIEGFEDVKPMVFAGIYPVDTEDYEELRSSMEKLQLNDASLVFQPESSAALGFGFRCGFLGMLHMEIIQERLEREFNMTVITTVPNVSYYAYTKKNPGEIIILNNPTDLPDPSRLDRVEEPFIKASIITKADFVGQVMSLCIEKRGQIINQTYLTTQRVELIFEMPLAEIVFDFYDRLKTVSKGYASFDYHPIGMKESKLVRVDILLNGDPVDALSALLHADNAYTIGKKIVEKLKQLIPRQQFDIPIQAAIGAKIIARETTKALRKDVTAKCYGGDISRKRKLLEKQKKGKKRMRQVGNVEIPQEAFMAVLKLND is encoded by the coding sequence ATGAAGAATATTAGAAACTTTTGCATAATCGCACACATCGATCATGGAAAAAGTACATTGGCAGATAGATTATTAGATTTTACAGGCTCTGTAACTTCTCGAGAAAAAAAAGAGCAATTATTAGACAATATGGATTTGGAGCGCGAACGTGGAATTACCATAAAATCGCACGCAATTCAAATGGATTATATTCATAATGGAGAGCCATATATTTTAAATTTAATCGACACGCCAGGTCACGTAGATTTCTCTTACGAAGTTTCTCGTTCTATTGCTGCATGTGAAGGCGCTTTGTTAATTGTAGATGCTGCACAAAGTATTCAAGCACAAACAATTTCTAATTTATACCTGGCTTTAGAGAACGATTTAGAAATTATTCCTGTTTTAAATAAAGTAGATTTACCTTCTGCAAACCCAGAAGAAGTAACAGACGATATTGTAGATTTATTAGGTTGCGACCCAGAAGAAGTAATTCACGCAAGTGGAAAAACAGGTTTTGGAGTCGATAATATTTTGCAAGCAATTATTAGTAGAATTCCTGCTCCAAAAGGAGATCCAACTGCACCTTTACAAGCATTAATTTTCGATTCTGTATATAATTCTTACAGAGGAATTGAAACCTATTTTAGAGTTTTTAATGGTGAAATAAAAAAGGGACAAGAAATAAAATTCGTTGCCACAGGTAAAAATTATTTTGCAGACGAAGTTGGTACTTTAAAACTGAATCAGGTTGTAAAAAAAGCTGTAAAAACAGGTGATGTTGGGTATTTAATTACAGGAATTAAAACCGCAAAAGAAGTAAAAGTAGGAGATACCATTACAGATTTCGCAAAACCAACCCAAGAAATTATTGAAGGTTTCGAAGATGTAAAACCAATGGTTTTTGCAGGAATTTACCCTGTAGATACAGAAGATTATGAAGAATTGCGTAGTTCTATGGAAAAACTGCAATTAAACGATGCTTCTTTGGTGTTTCAACCAGAAAGTTCTGCAGCCTTAGGTTTTGGTTTTCGTTGTGGATTTTTAGGAATGTTACACATGGAAATTATTCAAGAACGTTTAGAACGTGAGTTTAATATGACTGTTATTACAACAGTTCCTAACGTTTCTTACTATGCTTATACAAAGAAAAATCCAGGTGAAATTATCATCCTAAACAATCCAACAGATTTACCAGATCCATCGAGATTAGACAGGGTAGAAGAACCTTTTATCAAAGCAAGTATTATTACAAAGGCAGACTTTGTTGGGCAGGTAATGAGTTTGTGTATCGAAAAACGTGGACAAATAATTAACCAAACCTATTTAACAACACAAAGAGTTGAACTAATTTTCGAAATGCCTTTAGCAGAAATTGTATTCGATTTTTACGATCGTTTAAAAACCGTTTCTAAAGGATATGCATCTTTCGATTACCACCCAATTGGTATGAAAGAATCGAAATTAGTTAGAGTAGATATTTTATTAAATGGAGATCCTGTAGATGCACTTTCGGCGTTATTACATGCAGATAATGCCTACACAATTGGTAAAAAAATTGTAGAAAAACTAAAGCAATTAATACCAAGACAACAGTTCGATATTCCTATTCAGGCAGCAATTGGCGCAAAAATTATTGCGCGTGAAACTACAAAAGCCTTACGTAAAGATGTTACTGCAAAATGTTACGGAGGAGATATTTCTCGTAAACGTAAACTGTTAGAAAAACAGAAAAAAGGAAAGAAAAGAATGCGCCAAGTAGGTAATGTAGAAATTCCACAAGAAGCATTTATGGCGGTTTTAAAGTTGAATGATTAG
- a CDS encoding thioredoxin family protein has translation MTKFGELISVEKPVLIDFYTDWDEAENNVETLRDVAAALGDKAKVIKIDIRKNEILADALRVKGNPTFMIYKNGEMKWRKTGFQDAKTLIGLVKEYF, from the coding sequence TTTGGCGAATTAATTAGTGTTGAAAAACCAGTTCTAATCGATTTTTATACAGATTGGGATGAGGCAGAAAACAACGTAGAGACTCTTAGAGATGTTGCTGCTGCTTTGGGCGATAAAGCCAAAGTAATAAAAATAGATATTAGAAAGAACGAAATTCTTGCAGATGCTTTGCGTGTAAAAGGAAACCCAACATTTATGATTTATAAAAATGGCGAGATGAAATGGCGCAAAACAGGTTTCCAAGATGCAAAAACATTAATTGGCTTGGTTAAAGAATATTTTTAA